In Bacteroidota bacterium, a single genomic region encodes these proteins:
- the rplT gene encoding 50S ribosomal protein L20 yields the protein MPRAKNRVASRKRRKRILNLAKGYWGRRSKVYTVAKNAVEKALMYSYRDRRQRKRQFRRLWITRINAAARLNDTTYSRMVGALRKSDVRLNRKVLADLAVHDPAAFTQVVKTISK from the coding sequence ATGCCTCGAGCAAAAAATAGAGTGGCTTCACGGAAACGCCGGAAACGGATCCTGAACCTTGCCAAAGGATACTGGGGTCGCCGGAGTAAAGTGTACACGGTTGCCAAGAATGCAGTCGAAAAAGCACTTATGTATTCTTACCGTGACCGTCGTCAGCGCAAACGTCAGTTTCGCCGGCTTTGGATTACGCGTATCAATGCTGCAGCACGCCTTAATGATACCACTTACTCACGTATGGTCGGCGCGCTCCGTAAGTCTGACGTTCGCCTGAATCGTAAAGTACTGGCTGATCTTGCCGTACACGATCCTGCGGCGTTCACCCAAGTTGTGAAAACAATTTCAAAATGA
- the pheS gene encoding phenylalanine--tRNA ligase subunit alpha has product MLDLVDQIRQEIETASIDSEEALELFRVNYLGRKSGRITDLFKQLKDVPSAERPAFGQHINALKQLAERRLEGAQQAKKAAGFKQGDIDITLPGRTPLVGSLHPLTQTFEEIQRIFTSYGFTIAEGPEVEDDWHNFTALNFPPDHPARDMQDTFFIRETTPDQEAVVLRTHTSPVQIRVMKSQPPPVRVIVPGRVYRNESISYKSYCVFHQVEGLYVDVGVTLADLKQVLHMFARAIFGEDVVTRFRPSFFPFTEPSAEMDIWMADASLPGGGRWLEILGCGMVDPNVLEAVDVDPEKYTGYAFGMGVERIAMLRYGIDDLRIFYENDIRFLEQF; this is encoded by the coding sequence ATGTTAGACCTTGTAGATCAAATACGCCAGGAAATTGAAACTGCCAGCATCGACTCAGAAGAAGCGTTGGAGCTTTTTCGCGTCAATTATCTCGGCCGTAAAAGTGGCCGCATCACCGATCTGTTCAAGCAACTGAAAGATGTGCCTTCTGCTGAGCGCCCTGCGTTTGGTCAGCACATCAACGCGCTCAAACAGCTGGCTGAGCGCCGGCTTGAAGGCGCGCAGCAGGCCAAAAAAGCCGCTGGTTTCAAGCAAGGAGACATCGACATTACACTCCCGGGCCGGACGCCGCTTGTTGGCTCGCTGCACCCGCTTACCCAAACCTTCGAAGAGATCCAGCGCATTTTTACAAGCTACGGGTTCACGATTGCCGAAGGACCCGAAGTTGAAGACGACTGGCACAACTTTACTGCGCTCAACTTCCCGCCGGATCACCCGGCTCGGGATATGCAGGATACGTTCTTCATCCGCGAAACTACACCTGACCAGGAAGCCGTTGTGCTTCGCACCCATACGTCGCCTGTTCAGATCCGCGTAATGAAGTCGCAACCGCCACCCGTGCGCGTCATCGTGCCGGGGCGCGTGTATCGCAACGAGTCGATTTCCTACAAGTCGTACTGCGTGTTTCACCAGGTAGAAGGCCTCTATGTAGATGTGGGCGTCACGTTAGCAGACCTCAAGCAGGTGTTGCACATGTTTGCCCGCGCCATTTTCGGAGAAGACGTGGTCACGCGGTTTCGCCCCAGCTTCTTTCCGTTTACTGAGCCAAGCGCAGAAATGGACATCTGGATGGCTGATGCGTCATTGCCTGGTGGTGGGCGCTGGCTCGAAATCCTTGGCTGCGGCATGGTAGATCCCAACGTGTTGGAAGCTGTGGATGTGGATCCTGAAAAGTACACAGGCTATGCCTTCGGTATGGGCGTAGAGCGCATTGCAATGTTACGGTATGGCATTGATGACCTGCGCATTTTCTACGAAAACGATATTCGCTTCCTGGAACAGTTTTAA
- the pheT gene encoding phenylalanine--tRNA ligase subunit beta: MKISYNWLKDYVDHNLDPEALGEMLTMSGLEVEEIIVEGASLEGVVVGRVATAEQHPNADRLRVCTVDVGAEELLHIVCGAPNVAAGQTVPVATIGTTLMLPDRDNPGEKVAIKIKKSKIRGELSQGMICAEDELGLSGDHAGIMVLDEAATIGEDFVAYLAARNVVHQDHVIDIAITPNRPDAISHIGAARDIAALVDTPLKKPVLALPEAGGAAADQVEVTIEAPEACPRYVAMVVRGVTIKESPAWLKQRLLAIGLRPRNNVVDITNYVMFECGQPLHAFDYDQIAGKKIIVRYAGKKEKFTTLDDKERELPDQTLMICDGDRSVAVAGVMGGQNSEVTDETVNVLIESAYFDPSTIRRTAKALGLQTDASYRFERGVDSDGQVWAARRAAELIAALGDGTIVDGMVDAHPAPVEMPVVSLRHKRVGQIIGHEIAAEEIERLLKAIGFGVEVAGSGNARTYTCTVPSFRPDVAREIDIIEEVARLYGYNSVPEPAQTAIPSITPHVVKNTTLRGNVRGVLAGLGYRETFTNSMVRKEVAELFNVPILTGQEGDVVYTLKPISQEMAALRPSMLPGLLTVMAYNQNHGQRVLRFMEFGHVFKKGDKKGAVVAGYAEQTSLLMVMSGLAQGANWDAEARDGTFHDLKGEVFALLAAMGVSGITGEANYSASPVTAYHLTLARNGKRVGVIARLSAEQQEAYGLKTPVYFAEINWDVLFKMSAGKLSPKYVKISRFPAVDRDLAVIVNRDQDVGGLSEAISRAGGNLLQEVSVFDVYQGERVAADKKSVAFGLRFGAHRTLKDKEVDAKVKAVIKALNDGFGAELRQ, translated from the coding sequence ATGAAAATTAGTTATAACTGGCTCAAAGATTACGTCGATCACAACCTCGATCCGGAAGCGCTGGGAGAGATGTTGACGATGAGCGGCCTGGAAGTGGAAGAGATCATCGTAGAAGGTGCTTCGCTGGAAGGCGTTGTGGTTGGCCGTGTCGCAACAGCTGAGCAACATCCGAATGCCGACAGGCTACGCGTCTGTACTGTTGATGTGGGTGCTGAGGAGTTGCTGCACATCGTATGTGGGGCGCCTAATGTGGCGGCCGGCCAAACGGTGCCCGTTGCTACTATTGGCACAACGCTCATGCTACCCGATCGCGACAATCCCGGTGAAAAGGTGGCGATCAAAATCAAAAAATCAAAAATCCGCGGTGAACTGTCGCAGGGGATGATTTGCGCTGAGGATGAGTTGGGGTTGTCTGGTGATCACGCCGGCATCATGGTGCTGGATGAAGCTGCAACCATTGGAGAGGATTTCGTAGCCTATCTTGCTGCCCGTAATGTAGTGCACCAGGACCATGTGATTGATATTGCAATCACACCTAACCGTCCGGATGCCATCAGCCACATTGGCGCGGCACGTGATATTGCAGCACTTGTGGATACGCCCTTGAAAAAGCCTGTGCTTGCGCTGCCTGAAGCCGGGGGTGCTGCTGCAGACCAGGTAGAGGTAACCATTGAGGCACCGGAGGCTTGTCCGCGTTATGTTGCCATGGTTGTTCGTGGTGTGACCATCAAGGAATCACCAGCATGGTTGAAGCAACGGTTGCTTGCGATCGGTTTACGCCCACGTAACAATGTCGTTGATATCACCAACTACGTGATGTTTGAATGTGGCCAGCCATTGCACGCATTTGACTACGACCAGATTGCCGGCAAAAAAATCATTGTTCGCTATGCCGGCAAAAAGGAGAAATTCACCACACTCGATGACAAAGAACGCGAACTGCCAGATCAAACCTTGATGATCTGTGATGGTGACCGGTCAGTAGCTGTTGCCGGTGTAATGGGTGGACAAAATTCTGAGGTAACAGACGAAACAGTCAACGTGCTGATCGAAAGCGCGTATTTTGACCCGTCTACCATCCGCCGAACGGCCAAAGCACTTGGTCTGCAAACGGATGCCTCATATCGCTTTGAACGCGGCGTGGATTCAGATGGACAGGTATGGGCTGCGCGCCGTGCCGCAGAGCTGATTGCTGCGCTGGGCGACGGGACCATCGTTGACGGTATGGTAGATGCACACCCGGCACCCGTTGAAATGCCAGTGGTTTCGCTGCGTCACAAACGCGTTGGACAAATTATCGGGCACGAAATTGCAGCAGAAGAAATTGAACGCTTGCTTAAGGCTATCGGCTTTGGCGTAGAGGTGGCCGGCTCGGGGAATGCGCGCACTTACACCTGCACTGTGCCGAGTTTCCGTCCGGATGTTGCGCGCGAAATCGACATTATCGAAGAAGTAGCACGACTCTACGGATACAACAGTGTGCCAGAGCCCGCACAGACTGCAATACCGAGCATAACACCGCATGTTGTAAAGAATACCACGCTGCGTGGTAACGTACGGGGCGTATTGGCTGGGCTGGGGTACCGGGAAACGTTCACCAACAGCATGGTCCGCAAGGAAGTTGCTGAATTGTTTAATGTGCCCATTCTTACTGGCCAGGAGGGGGATGTGGTGTACACGCTGAAGCCGATTTCGCAGGAGATGGCTGCGTTGCGTCCGAGTATGCTTCCCGGTTTGTTGACCGTAATGGCGTACAACCAGAACCATGGCCAGCGGGTGTTGCGCTTTATGGAGTTCGGTCACGTATTCAAAAAGGGGGACAAAAAAGGGGCGGTTGTTGCCGGCTACGCTGAGCAGACGTCACTCCTTATGGTGATGAGCGGCCTGGCGCAGGGTGCAAACTGGGATGCTGAGGCACGTGACGGTACGTTCCACGATTTAAAAGGCGAAGTTTTCGCATTGCTGGCTGCAATGGGCGTTTCTGGTATAACAGGAGAGGCGAATTATAGCGCCAGTCCGGTTACAGCCTACCACTTAACGTTGGCCCGAAATGGGAAGCGCGTGGGGGTAATCGCCCGGTTATCTGCTGAGCAGCAAGAGGCATATGGATTAAAGACGCCTGTATACTTTGCCGAAATCAACTGGGATGTATTGTTCAAAATGTCTGCCGGCAAATTGAGCCCGAAGTATGTAAAGATCAGCCGATTCCCCGCTGTAGACCGCGACCTGGCGGTGATTGTGAATCGTGACCAGGATGTGGGTGGCTTGAGTGAAGCAATAAGCCGTGCCGGCGGAAATCTCTTGCAGGAAGTATCAGTTTTTGATGTCTACCAGGGGGAACGTGTGGCTGCTGACAAGAAAAGCGTGGCCTTCGGATTGCGCTTTGGCGCACACCGGACACTCAAGGATAAAGAGGTGGATGCGAAGGTGAAAGCCGTGATAAAAGCGCTAAATGATGGCTTCGGTGCTGAACTTCGTCAATAG